From Thermoflavifilum aggregans, a single genomic window includes:
- a CDS encoding NUDIX hydrolase: protein MEPHIIWIQEKPLIICEQLSDIPEIILPASSWEKYLINKTSGDIQTAIQQLQQGEREASIIESQDIQTIFEDISRKFVIREAAGGLITNEQQDVLLIFRLGKWDLPKGKIEEGDDPQQTALREVREETGLYHVEIEHLICHTYHVYNDRYTKEQTLKKTHWFKMKFTGTELTVPQIEEDILDAQWIKPAHISKYLRYSYGTIRYVFYRAGYREHNT, encoded by the coding sequence ATGGAACCACATATCATCTGGATACAGGAAAAACCCTTGATTATATGTGAACAGTTGTCCGATATTCCTGAAATTATACTACCGGCTTCATCATGGGAAAAATATCTAATAAATAAAACATCCGGGGACATACAAACTGCCATTCAGCAGTTGCAACAAGGAGAAAGAGAAGCCTCTATCATTGAATCACAGGACATACAAACGATATTCGAAGATATCAGCCGGAAGTTTGTGATACGCGAGGCGGCAGGCGGATTGATTACAAATGAGCAACAAGATGTGTTGTTGATTTTTCGGTTAGGTAAATGGGATTTGCCTAAAGGGAAAATTGAAGAGGGTGATGATCCTCAGCAAACGGCTTTAAGGGAAGTGCGCGAAGAAACGGGACTGTATCATGTAGAAATAGAGCATCTTATTTGCCACACCTATCATGTTTACAACGATCGATATACGAAGGAACAAACCCTTAAAAAAACACATTGGTTTAAAATGAAATTTACGGGAACAGAATTAACAGTTCCACAGATTGAAGAAGATATTCTGGATGCGCAATGGATCAAACCTGCACATATCAGCAAATACCTGCGATACAGCTACGGTACCATCCGATATGTGTTTTATCGTGCAGGTTACAGGGAACATAATACATAA
- a CDS encoding efflux RND transporter permease subunit, with the protein MSKFIRGIVAFSLKNRFFIFFITLILLVAGIISFKQMPIEAFPDVTNTQITIITQWPGRSAEEVEKFVTIPIEIAMNPVQKKTSLRSTSIFGLSVVTINFQDHVTDQEARMQVNYLLPNADLPDGVTPVVQPPTTPTGEIYRYTLESKFRSPRELKTINDWVVDRELRSVPGVADIVSFGGMVKTYEVQVNPQKLQDLGITPLDVYSAIARSNINIGGDIIEKNNQAYVVRGIGLLNDIHEIENVIVTQINGVPVLVKDVAHVVISNLPRLGEVGRTDAIDSAGNRIIKDNPDAVEGIVLMRRGENPDEVIAGLKQKIAQLNDHILPADVKIVPYYDREDLIHYATHTVLHNMIEGILLVTLIVSLFMFNWRTTLIVAIIIPLSLFFAFMCLRLLGMSANLLSLGAVDFGIIIDGAVIMVEGMFVLLDHKASDIGMERFNKLAKMGMIKRRGGQLANSIFFAKLIIIMALIPIFSFQKVEGKMFSPLAYTLGFALLGASFYTLTLIPVLIHLLLYKNVHEKRNPFVELTTHWVMRAFRFTFQHRRATLIISAVVVIFGLYAFRLLGTEFLPELNEGALWIRAQLPYSVSLQKAVEVANQMREILISFPEVNKVVSQTGRPDDGTDVTGFYNIEFDVALKPKSQWPSHLSEDKLIADMQQKLSVIPGADLNFSQPIRDNVEEAVSGVKGSIVVKVFGDSLGYMQSTCEQIADILKTVKGIEDVGVIKNLGQPELRIDLNQQKMAMYGVATQDAQTVTEMAIGGKAVSQLYEGVEHFDIRVRFPEQFRKNADDIGNLLVPTIRGTQVPLKEISYISTETGPCLIFRDNHQRYSAVKFSVRGRDMGSAVAEAQQKVNAVIHLKKGYTMMWQGDFENEQRASKRLRQVVPISLLLIFILLYSMFGNVKDAGLVFFNIPFAFVGGTVALLITHTNFSISAGIGFIALFGICILTGVLLIGAFKERLDRWVHQPGALTRSIREGVRAYVRPVLMTSLMDILGLLPAAVSTGIGSESSRPLARVVIGGLIFATAFKLLVFPLIFQLAYRKVDLREEQA; encoded by the coding sequence ATGTCAAAGTTTATTCGCGGAATTGTAGCATTTTCTCTGAAAAACAGGTTTTTTATTTTTTTCATTACTCTTATCCTTCTTGTTGCTGGCATCATCAGCTTCAAACAGATGCCTATTGAAGCATTTCCGGATGTAACCAACACACAGATTACCATTATCACACAATGGCCGGGTCGCAGTGCAGAAGAGGTGGAGAAGTTTGTAACGATCCCCATTGAAATTGCTATGAATCCTGTACAGAAAAAAACAAGTTTACGTTCCACGAGCATATTTGGACTGTCAGTTGTTACAATTAATTTCCAGGATCATGTTACTGATCAGGAAGCCCGGATGCAAGTAAATTATCTGCTTCCCAATGCTGATTTGCCTGATGGAGTTACTCCCGTGGTACAACCGCCTACTACACCTACCGGCGAAATTTATCGTTATACACTGGAAAGTAAATTTCGCAGCCCGCGTGAATTGAAGACCATCAACGATTGGGTGGTGGATCGGGAACTGCGATCAGTACCTGGTGTAGCCGATATTGTGAGTTTTGGTGGAATGGTAAAGACGTATGAAGTGCAGGTCAATCCGCAAAAGCTTCAGGACCTGGGCATTACACCGCTGGATGTGTATTCAGCCATTGCACGAAGTAATATCAATATCGGTGGTGATATCATTGAAAAAAACAATCAGGCCTATGTGGTGCGCGGTATTGGCTTGCTGAACGATATCCATGAAATAGAAAATGTGATTGTCACACAAATCAATGGTGTTCCCGTATTGGTAAAGGATGTGGCACATGTGGTGATTTCCAATTTGCCAAGATTAGGTGAAGTGGGCAGAACTGATGCTATAGATTCTGCAGGTAATCGAATCATCAAAGATAATCCTGATGCGGTGGAAGGTATTGTACTGATGCGGAGAGGAGAAAATCCGGATGAAGTCATTGCCGGACTTAAACAAAAAATTGCCCAGCTGAATGACCATATCTTACCTGCTGATGTAAAAATTGTGCCGTATTATGACCGGGAAGATCTCATTCATTATGCCACACACACCGTGTTGCATAATATGATTGAAGGCATTTTGCTGGTTACTCTTATTGTTTCCTTGTTCATGTTCAATTGGCGTACCACATTGATTGTAGCCATTATCATTCCGCTATCGTTGTTTTTTGCTTTCATGTGTCTGCGGTTGTTGGGAATGTCGGCCAACCTGTTATCATTGGGTGCTGTTGATTTCGGAATCATCATTGATGGCGCTGTGATTATGGTGGAAGGCATGTTTGTATTACTTGATCACAAAGCAAGCGATATCGGAATGGAAAGATTCAATAAGCTGGCCAAGATGGGCATGATCAAACGCAGAGGGGGTCAGCTGGCAAATTCCATCTTTTTTGCCAAGTTAATCATTATTATGGCTCTGATACCCATCTTCTCCTTTCAGAAGGTGGAAGGGAAAATGTTTTCTCCTCTGGCCTATACCCTTGGCTTTGCTTTATTAGGAGCTTCGTTTTATACACTCACACTTATACCTGTACTGATTCATTTATTGCTATACAAAAATGTACATGAAAAACGCAATCCTTTTGTAGAACTCACCACACACTGGGTGATGCGTGCTTTCCGCTTTACCTTTCAGCACAGGCGGGCAACACTTATTATTTCAGCTGTGGTAGTCATCTTTGGATTATATGCTTTCCGGTTGTTGGGAACTGAATTTTTACCAGAACTTAATGAGGGTGCACTCTGGATACGGGCACAGTTGCCCTATAGTGTTTCCTTGCAAAAAGCAGTAGAGGTAGCCAATCAGATGCGTGAAATATTAATTTCCTTTCCAGAGGTAAACAAAGTAGTATCGCAAACTGGAAGGCCGGATGATGGTACAGATGTAACAGGATTTTACAACATTGAATTTGACGTGGCTCTTAAACCCAAATCCCAATGGCCCTCCCATCTCAGCGAAGATAAACTGATTGCAGACATGCAACAGAAATTATCTGTTATTCCTGGTGCAGATTTAAACTTTTCCCAACCCATCAGGGATAATGTAGAAGAGGCCGTATCAGGCGTGAAGGGATCGATAGTTGTAAAAGTATTTGGTGATTCTCTAGGCTATATGCAGAGTACATGCGAGCAAATTGCTGATATTTTAAAGACTGTAAAAGGCATTGAAGATGTAGGAGTTATTAAAAATTTGGGACAACCTGAATTGCGGATTGATCTCAATCAACAAAAAATGGCTATGTATGGTGTTGCTACACAGGATGCTCAAACAGTCACAGAAATGGCTATTGGTGGGAAAGCCGTATCGCAACTTTATGAAGGTGTTGAGCATTTTGATATCCGTGTAAGATTTCCTGAACAATTCCGCAAAAATGCAGATGATATCGGCAATCTGCTGGTGCCAACCATTAGGGGTACGCAGGTGCCTTTGAAAGAGATTTCCTATATTAGTACTGAAACAGGTCCTTGTTTGATTTTCAGAGATAATCATCAGCGTTATTCTGCAGTCAAGTTTTCTGTAAGAGGGCGGGATATGGGAAGTGCGGTGGCAGAAGCCCAGCAAAAGGTAAATGCTGTCATTCATCTGAAAAAAGGATATACTATGATGTGGCAGGGCGATTTTGAGAATGAACAACGTGCATCCAAACGGCTACGCCAGGTAGTGCCCATCAGTTTGCTGCTTATTTTTATTTTGCTGTATTCTATGTTTGGCAATGTCAAAGATGCCGGCCTGGTATTTTTCAATATTCCATTCGCTTTTGTGGGGGGAACTGTTGCACTGCTCATCACGCATACCAATTTCAGTATTTCTGCAGGGATTGGATTTATTGCCTTGTTTGGAATTTGTATTTTGACAGGCGTATTGCTGATTGGAGCATTTAAAGAGCGGCTTGACCGATGGGTTCATCAACCAGGTGCATTGACACGTTCCATCCGCGAAGGTGTAAGGGCTTACGTAAGGCCTGTGCTGATGACATCTTTAATGGATATATTGGGACTATTACCTGCAGCTGTTTCCACAGGGATCGGCTCGGAAAGCTCCCGGCCACTGGCCCGAGTTGTGATAGGCGGACTTATCTTTGCAACAGCTTTTAAGCTGCTGGTATTTCCTTTGATCTTTCAGCTGGCCTATCGCAAGGTAGATTTAAGGGAGGAACAAGCATAA
- the pyrE gene encoding orotate phosphoribosyltransferase: METAHQVAEKLLFINAVKLSPDKPFTWASGWKSPIYCDNRRILSFPYIRDYIKSELSNLIDQRFPDAEVIAGVATAGIAHGVLAADLLKLGFVYVRSGRKDHGLGNQIEGFFNPGQKIVVVEDLISTGGSSLQACEVLKAAGGDVKGVVAVFDYGFDHARKSFQQAGIAVYALSHYEALLEVALQKGMIQQEQLSVLQQWRQSPDTWGQG, translated from the coding sequence ATGGAAACTGCGCATCAGGTAGCTGAGAAGCTGCTTTTCATCAATGCCGTAAAATTGAGTCCAGATAAGCCTTTCACCTGGGCTTCCGGATGGAAATCGCCCATTTATTGTGACAACCGTCGTATTCTTTCTTTTCCCTATATCCGGGATTATATCAAATCTGAATTAAGCAATTTGATTGATCAGCGTTTTCCGGATGCAGAAGTAATTGCAGGTGTAGCCACGGCTGGTATTGCACATGGTGTGTTGGCGGCAGATTTGCTGAAGCTGGGTTTTGTGTATGTACGTTCAGGCCGGAAGGATCATGGTTTGGGTAATCAGATTGAAGGCTTTTTTAATCCCGGCCAAAAAATCGTTGTGGTTGAGGATCTGATATCGACCGGTGGGAGCAGTTTGCAGGCCTGTGAAGTTTTAAAGGCTGCCGGAGGAGATGTAAAAGGTGTGGTTGCTGTATTTGATTACGGATTTGATCATGCACGAAAATCTTTTCAGCAGGCGGGCATTGCTGTGTACGCATTGAGTCATTATGAAGCATTGCTGGAGGTGGCTCTGCAGAAAGGCATGATTCAGCAGGAGCAGTTATCTGTTTTGCAGCAATGGCGGCAATCGCCTGATACCTGGGGACAGGGATGA
- a CDS encoding DinB family protein, translating into MDIKTFLQQDLEREFGLTSTALARVPEAHFSWKPHEKSMSLGQLASHIATLPRFILIILQEPERDFAQSPPRRRELPESQATLLRTFSDVREQVLQAIKATNDAHLLQNWVIRNGNAIILEGKRIQVIRWFSLHHLIHHRAELMVYLRLLNVSVPGLYGPSADEPPAWMLKK; encoded by the coding sequence ATGGATATTAAAACATTTCTGCAACAGGATCTCGAAAGAGAATTCGGCCTTACAAGCACGGCACTTGCACGTGTACCCGAAGCTCATTTTTCATGGAAACCTCATGAAAAATCTATGTCACTTGGCCAGCTTGCTTCGCACATAGCCACGCTGCCAAGATTCATACTGATTATCCTGCAGGAACCGGAAAGAGATTTTGCACAGTCTCCTCCTCGTCGTCGGGAACTTCCGGAATCGCAAGCTACACTGCTGCGCACTTTTTCTGACGTGCGGGAACAAGTGTTGCAGGCAATTAAAGCCACCAACGATGCGCATTTGTTGCAAAACTGGGTCATACGCAATGGAAATGCGATCATTCTTGAAGGGAAGCGAATACAAGTAATCCGGTGGTTTAGCCTGCATCATCTCATTCATCATAGGGCTGAACTGATGGTTTATCTGCGTTTGCTGAATGTCTCCGTGCCTGGCCTGTACGGGCCTTCAGCAGATGAGCCACCAGCCTGGATGCTTAAGAAATAA